A stretch of the Actinomycetota bacterium genome encodes the following:
- a CDS encoding GGDEF domain-containing protein: protein MAAVRTAPQQPAPLSRDALFRTIGPLIGTAYLGLCSIVLPNATGDDGAMLLKAATLTTITVAAMLIVPWHRLPRAVQVAPALMYVLVALLIREGTGGATSIFAQLILVPILWLAVYGSLGEVVLGIGAIALAMVGSLLLTPDPKGAVTGTMLLVVVGAAVGVGVQRLFAFLRLHADQLDLMARTDPLTGASNRRAWQEELNEAMDEAEESHMPLCAALIDLDHFKEFNDERGHQAGDRLLKEVTARWRNQLREGDILARLGGDEFSILLKGCPLDAAQGIVRRLVEDLPYGASCSTGLAHWDGEEGGEGLLRRADEALYEAKGAGRNRISVAP, encoded by the coding sequence ATGGCAGCCGTACGCACCGCACCGCAGCAGCCCGCACCGCTGAGCCGCGACGCACTCTTCCGGACGATCGGCCCCCTGATCGGCACGGCCTACCTCGGGTTGTGCTCGATCGTCTTGCCGAACGCCACGGGCGACGACGGCGCGATGCTCCTGAAGGCCGCAACGCTGACGACGATCACGGTCGCGGCCATGCTGATCGTCCCCTGGCACCGGCTGCCGCGTGCCGTGCAGGTGGCGCCCGCATTGATGTACGTCCTCGTGGCCCTGCTGATCCGCGAAGGAACAGGCGGGGCGACGTCGATCTTCGCCCAGCTGATCCTCGTTCCGATCCTGTGGCTCGCCGTGTACGGCAGCCTGGGCGAGGTGGTACTCGGGATCGGCGCGATCGCGCTGGCGATGGTGGGATCGCTGCTGCTGACCCCGGACCCGAAAGGAGCCGTCACCGGCACGATGCTCCTGGTCGTTGTCGGGGCCGCGGTCGGCGTCGGCGTCCAGCGTCTGTTCGCCTTCCTCCGACTGCACGCCGACCAGCTCGACCTGATGGCGCGAACCGATCCGCTGACGGGTGCAAGCAACCGTCGCGCCTGGCAGGAAGAGCTCAACGAGGCGATGGACGAAGCCGAGGAGAGCCACATGCCCTTGTGCGCGGCCTTGATCGACCTCGACCACTTCAAGGAGTTCAACGACGAGCGCGGCCACCAAGCGGGCGACCGTCTGCTGAAGGAGGTCACCGCTCGCTGGCGCAACCAGCTGCGTGAGGGCGACATCCTGGCCCGGCTGGGAGGCGACGAGTTCTCGATCCTGTTGAAGGGGTGCCCCCTCGACGCGGCGCAGGGGATCGTGCGCCGGCTCGTCGAGGACCTGCCCTACGGTGCATCGTGCTCGACCGGTCTCGCCCACTGGGACGGGGAAGAGGGCGGCGAGGGGCTGCTGCGCCGCGCGGACGAGGCCCTCTACGAGGCGAAGGGCGCGGGGCGAAACCGCATCAGCGTCGCTCCCTGA
- a CDS encoding D-aminoacylase: protein MIGTRLLIHDGSIVDGSGGAPFRGSVVVEGTRIAAVLPEGAPVPSDLERIDAAGRALCPGFIDVHTHSDLSPFVEPWMDSALRQGITTVVVGNCGASPWPVAGAPEMAVLTGVEPASIPATWPGFGAYLAAVDACHPALNVAALVGHGAVRQEILGTERRPPDPAELGRMRSVVREAMADGAAGLSTGLVYIPGMYANTDEIVALAEETSRHSGVYASHIRGEGVLLFDSVREAIEIGRRAGVPTHVSHLKLEGAGVWGRGTELLELLDRAREDGHDTTADQYPYTAWESELWSLLPPWAPPEALTEVLADPSERDRLEHAVAEGEPGWQSSIDGVGWDRIIVSTHSGDASTQGRSIADIARERGTDPFDAATALLVADRDTGVIGHAMREEDVRQICARNDVLVASDSTAMSPAGPLGAAPVHPRTYGTFPRVLGPYVREGVLSLTAAVRKMTALPAERFGLVGRGTIAAGSFADLVLLDPSRVADRAGFGAPHAFPDGIDLVMVGGATAWSAAQGNGERVGRTLKRGGSPTA from the coding sequence GTGATAGGCACCCGGCTCCTGATCCACGACGGATCGATCGTCGACGGTTCTGGAGGCGCCCCCTTCCGGGGTTCGGTCGTCGTCGAAGGCACGAGGATCGCCGCGGTCCTTCCCGAAGGCGCGCCGGTGCCCTCCGACCTCGAGCGGATCGACGCCGCGGGCCGCGCGCTGTGCCCGGGGTTCATCGATGTGCACACCCATTCGGATCTCTCGCCGTTCGTCGAGCCGTGGATGGACTCAGCCCTGCGTCAAGGGATCACGACCGTCGTCGTCGGGAACTGCGGGGCATCGCCCTGGCCCGTGGCCGGCGCGCCCGAGATGGCGGTTCTCACCGGCGTCGAGCCGGCATCGATACCTGCGACGTGGCCGGGCTTCGGCGCCTACCTCGCCGCCGTCGACGCGTGCCACCCGGCGCTCAACGTCGCCGCTCTCGTAGGTCACGGCGCGGTACGTCAGGAGATCCTCGGGACCGAGCGCCGCCCGCCCGATCCCGCCGAACTCGGGCGCATGCGATCTGTGGTGCGTGAGGCGATGGCGGACGGTGCGGCGGGGCTGTCTACCGGCCTGGTCTACATACCGGGGATGTACGCGAACACCGACGAGATCGTGGCACTTGCCGAAGAGACGTCCCGCCACAGCGGGGTGTACGCGAGTCACATCCGAGGGGAGGGAGTGCTGCTCTTCGACTCGGTCCGGGAGGCGATCGAGATCGGGCGACGGGCGGGCGTTCCCACTCACGTCAGCCATCTCAAGCTCGAGGGAGCGGGCGTCTGGGGCCGCGGGACCGAGCTGCTCGAACTGCTCGATCGTGCGCGCGAAGACGGACACGACACCACGGCCGACCAGTACCCCTACACGGCTTGGGAATCGGAGCTCTGGAGCCTTTTGCCCCCCTGGGCGCCTCCCGAGGCACTCACGGAGGTGCTCGCCGATCCGAGCGAGCGGGATCGTCTCGAGCACGCCGTCGCCGAAGGGGAACCGGGGTGGCAGAGCTCGATCGACGGGGTCGGATGGGACCGCATCATCGTCTCCACGCACAGCGGTGACGCCTCGACGCAGGGCCGTTCGATCGCCGACATCGCTCGGGAGCGAGGAACCGATCCGTTCGATGCGGCGACGGCGTTGCTCGTGGCCGATCGGGACACCGGCGTGATCGGCCACGCGATGCGCGAAGAGGACGTCCGGCAGATCTGCGCGCGCAACGACGTCCTCGTCGCGTCCGATTCGACCGCGATGTCTCCCGCGGGACCGCTGGGCGCCGCTCCGGTGCATCCCAGGACCTACGGCACGTTCCCGAGGGTGCTCGGTCCCTACGTCCGCGAGGGGGTGCTGTCTCTGACCGCGGCGGTTCGCAAGATGACCGCGCTGCCGGCCGAGCGGTTCGGCCTCGTGGGGCGCGGCACGATCGCAGCGGGCTCGTTCGCCGACCTCGTGCTCCTCGATCCGTCCCGCGTCGCCGATCGTGCAGGGTTCGGCGCACCGCATGCGTTCCCTGACGGCATCGACCTCGTGATGGTCGGCGGAGCCACCGCATGGTCGGCCGCGCAGGGCAACGGCGAGCGCGTCGGGCGAACGCTCAAGCGGGGCGGATCCCCGACCGCGTAG
- the rlmB gene encoding 23S rRNA (guanosine(2251)-2'-O)-methyltransferase RlmB codes for MSLPSEGSFVSGRRSVAEAIRSGRARELLVAEGARATQGMREVLTQAGEAGLEVREVPRRQLDERAKDHQGVVARVAPTRRLSERELGTWPFEPDAVVVVLDGVTDPQNLGAAARSAEAVGSAMLITRVRRAAPVTAAAVTASSGALLHLPHAHVANIPRALDRLADRGFSVVGLDDAAGSSIYDDACPSGPVAVVVGSEGEGMARLTRERCDTLVALPMHGRVTSLNASASLAAVLYAYVLPSRVRSQAGADGGRAPSA; via the coding sequence GTGAGCCTGCCGTCCGAGGGCTCGTTCGTCTCCGGAAGGCGATCGGTCGCCGAGGCGATCCGCTCCGGTCGCGCCCGCGAGCTCCTCGTGGCGGAGGGTGCGCGTGCGACGCAGGGGATGCGTGAGGTGCTCACCCAGGCCGGGGAAGCGGGCCTCGAGGTCCGCGAAGTGCCTCGGCGCCAGCTCGATGAGCGCGCGAAGGATCACCAAGGCGTCGTGGCACGGGTCGCTCCGACGCGCCGGCTCTCGGAGCGAGAGCTCGGGACCTGGCCGTTCGAACCGGACGCGGTCGTCGTAGTCCTCGACGGCGTCACCGATCCGCAGAACCTCGGCGCGGCCGCCCGATCCGCGGAAGCCGTGGGATCGGCGATGCTCATCACCAGGGTGCGGAGGGCGGCCCCCGTGACGGCGGCGGCCGTGACCGCGTCGTCGGGAGCCCTGCTGCACCTGCCGCACGCCCACGTCGCGAACATCCCGCGAGCGCTCGATCGGCTGGCCGACCGCGGCTTCTCGGTCGTCGGCCTGGACGACGCAGCCGGCTCGTCGATCTACGACGACGCGTGTCCCTCGGGACCGGTCGCCGTCGTGGTCGGGAGCGAGGGTGAGGGCATGGCGCGCCTCACCCGCGAACGCTGCGACACGCTGGTCGCGCTCCCGATGCATGGGCGGGTCACCTCGCTCAACGCGTCCGCGTCGCTGGCCGCCGTGCTGTACGCGTACGTGCTTCCTTCGCGTGTCCGGTCGCAGGCCGGAGCTGACGGCGGACGGGCACCGAGCGCGTAG
- the ispF gene encoding 2-C-methyl-D-erythritol 2,4-cyclodiphosphate synthase encodes MPERAGVPRIGLGFDVHPRDANRPLLLGGVHFEGEPGVAGHSDGDVVCHAIADALLGAAGLGDIGTYFPDTDASVEGIAGSELLGRATALVRAEGLHPVSCDATVLADRPAIAPRRGDLRASLAAVLGVDAGAVSVKGTRPEGLGLNGDGVACIAIAMLLAGPG; translated from the coding sequence GTGCCTGAACGCGCCGGAGTCCCGCGGATCGGTCTCGGTTTCGACGTGCATCCTCGGGATGCGAACCGTCCTCTGCTGCTCGGTGGAGTGCACTTCGAGGGGGAGCCGGGCGTCGCCGGTCACTCCGACGGCGACGTCGTGTGTCACGCGATCGCCGACGCGCTGCTCGGTGCCGCGGGCCTGGGGGACATCGGCACGTATTTCCCCGACACCGATGCGTCCGTCGAGGGGATCGCCGGCTCGGAGCTGCTCGGGCGAGCGACCGCCCTCGTCAGGGCCGAGGGCCTTCACCCGGTGTCCTGCGACGCGACGGTGCTGGCGGACCGCCCCGCGATCGCTCCACGACGCGGAGATCTGCGTGCGTCTCTCGCCGCCGTCTTGGGGGTCGACGCCGGCGCGGTCTCGGTGAAGGGGACGCGCCCCGAGGGGCTCGGTCTGAACGGCGACGGAGTCGCGTGCATCGCGATCGCGATGCTCCTCGCGGGACCCGGGTGA
- the ispD gene encoding 2-C-methyl-D-erythritol 4-phosphate cytidylyltransferase — MSTAGSAVPAAARSVVVVLAAGSGSRLDAEVPKAFAEVGGRPIVEVAASAAGRSEAVDALVVTVPAGMQEQAARLLEGVEVPVAVVAGAGSRHGSVAAALRAIPDGAEIIVCHDAARVLAPPASFTEVIDALRVSGADGVVPGVAMHDTIKRVRDGVVAETVPRDDLRAAQTPQAFRAPALRSAHERAAATGEVFTDDAAAVEADGGRVVVIPGDEKNFKITNADDLRRADALMSGATRA, encoded by the coding sequence GTGAGCACGGCCGGCTCGGCGGTTCCCGCTGCCGCGCGCTCGGTCGTCGTCGTGCTCGCGGCCGGATCGGGCAGCCGGCTGGATGCCGAGGTGCCCAAGGCCTTCGCCGAGGTGGGCGGTCGGCCGATCGTCGAGGTGGCGGCGTCCGCTGCGGGACGCAGCGAGGCCGTCGACGCGCTCGTGGTCACCGTTCCCGCCGGGATGCAGGAACAGGCGGCGCGACTGCTCGAGGGGGTCGAAGTCCCCGTGGCGGTCGTCGCCGGTGCCGGCTCGCGGCATGGTTCGGTGGCCGCCGCACTCCGTGCGATCCCCGACGGCGCAGAGATCATCGTATGCCACGACGCGGCGCGGGTCCTCGCACCGCCGGCATCATTCACCGAGGTGATCGACGCCTTGCGGGTGAGCGGCGCCGACGGCGTGGTTCCCGGCGTGGCGATGCACGACACGATCAAGCGGGTCCGGGACGGTGTGGTCGCCGAAACCGTGCCGCGAGATGACCTCCGAGCGGCGCAGACACCGCAGGCGTTCCGGGCGCCGGCCCTCCGCTCCGCGCACGAGCGTGCGGCCGCGACGGGCGAGGTGTTCACCGACGACGCCGCCGCCGTCGAGGCGGACGGCGGGAGGGTCGTGGTGATCCCCGGCGACGAGAAGAACTTCAAGATCACGAACGCGGACGATCTCCGTCGCGCCGATGCCCTGATGTCCGGAGCGACCCGTGCCTGA
- a CDS encoding PIN domain-containing protein: MRESRRPDDVEPKADRPRRRSSAPRGRLVEGVRLIFIALLGTAGYTIGTETAEGRASSSSRLALFVFLGAAVGYVVGGVLGRVTARAVGGMEHELRRMPGHQLAAGTVGMILGMIVAALITFPLFRLPTAAAWPAIVFAYLTFGSLGFGLARSKADELFGVIGLKPRATGGTSGELIVVDTSALIDGRIADLANTGFVGGTLLLHEGVLTELQAISDSSDPRRRTRGRRGLDILAELQRMPTVEVRLVEEAGVRDVDAALVRLARERGAQLITVDANLSKVAEAVRVPVMHVNALASAFRLPVSPGDALPLHLVKEGREHDQAVGYLDDGTMVVVESAKQRIGDDVSVSVTNVIQTTTGRMVFATLATSEP; this comes from the coding sequence GTGCGCGAGTCCCGCCGTCCCGACGACGTAGAACCGAAGGCCGATCGACCGCGCCGCCGGTCATCGGCGCCGCGCGGCAGGCTCGTCGAGGGCGTCCGTCTTATCTTCATCGCCCTGCTCGGGACCGCCGGCTACACGATCGGCACCGAGACCGCCGAGGGAAGGGCATCGTCATCCTCCCGGCTCGCGCTGTTCGTGTTCCTGGGCGCCGCCGTCGGGTACGTGGTCGGTGGAGTCCTCGGCCGTGTCACCGCGCGGGCCGTCGGGGGGATGGAGCACGAGCTCCGCCGCATGCCCGGCCACCAGCTCGCTGCCGGGACGGTCGGCATGATCCTCGGGATGATCGTCGCGGCGCTGATCACCTTCCCGCTGTTCCGCCTGCCGACGGCCGCCGCGTGGCCGGCGATCGTGTTCGCCTACCTCACGTTCGGCTCCCTCGGGTTCGGCCTCGCACGATCGAAGGCGGACGAGCTGTTCGGCGTGATCGGCCTGAAGCCCCGCGCGACCGGTGGGACCTCGGGTGAGCTGATCGTGGTCGACACGAGCGCCCTGATCGACGGACGCATCGCCGACCTCGCGAACACGGGGTTCGTCGGTGGCACGTTGTTGCTGCACGAGGGCGTGCTGACCGAACTGCAAGCGATCTCGGACTCGTCCGATCCGCGCCGCCGCACGCGTGGCCGTCGGGGCCTGGACATCCTCGCGGAGCTGCAACGTATGCCGACCGTCGAGGTGCGCCTCGTCGAGGAGGCCGGTGTGCGGGATGTCGACGCGGCGCTCGTACGCCTCGCCCGTGAGCGTGGAGCACAGTTGATCACGGTCGATGCGAACCTCTCGAAGGTCGCCGAGGCCGTCCGGGTCCCGGTGATGCACGTGAACGCGCTCGCGTCGGCGTTCCGGCTCCCGGTCTCCCCGGGCGATGCCCTCCCCCTGCATCTGGTGAAGGAGGGCAGGGAACACGATCAGGCCGTCGGCTACCTCGATGACGGCACGATGGTCGTCGTCGAGTCCGCGAAGCAACGGATCGGCGACGACGTCTCGGTCAGCGTCACGAACGTGATCCAGACCACCACCGGCAGGATGGTCTTCGCCACGCTCGCGACCTCGGAACCGTGA
- a CDS encoding CarD family transcriptional regulator yields the protein MFRKGDTVVHPEHGAAVIEELREREFLGERRKYFVLRVAYGDLTLMVPVDNTEEVGLRQVVSKREVKKVLDVLKEDESSMAANWSRRFKNNMEKLHSGDPYQVAEVLRNLSIREREKGLSAGEKRMVTKARQILISELSCSTGGTEEEAEAMIEKVLEEAHGAKVPAEA from the coding sequence GTGTTCCGTAAGGGCGATACGGTCGTGCATCCGGAACACGGCGCCGCAGTCATCGAAGAGCTCCGCGAACGGGAATTCCTCGGGGAACGTCGCAAGTACTTCGTGTTGCGCGTCGCCTACGGGGACCTGACGCTGATGGTTCCGGTCGACAACACCGAAGAGGTCGGTTTGCGCCAGGTCGTCAGCAAGCGCGAGGTCAAGAAGGTCCTCGACGTGCTGAAAGAGGACGAGTCCTCGATGGCCGCCAACTGGAGCCGTCGGTTCAAGAACAACATGGAGAAGCTTCACTCCGGCGACCCCTATCAGGTCGCCGAGGTCCTGCGGAACCTCTCGATCCGGGAACGCGAGAAGGGTCTTTCCGCCGGTGAGAAGCGGATGGTCACCAAGGCCCGTCAGATCCTGATCTCCGAGCTGTCGTGCTCCACCGGCGGCACCGAGGAGGAGGCCGAGGCCATGATCGAGAAGGTCCTCGAGGAGGCCCACGGCGCGAAGGTCCCGGCCGAGGCCTAG
- a CDS encoding AAA family ATPase — MGKVRTLYACTSCGQQVAQWVGRCPGCGGWGTIADLPPSGGPGSSRVPVATLSLERGQQPERAPTGFPGFDRVLGGGIVPGSVALLAGEPGIGKSTLLLQLVAHLSDAGFSCLFASGEESRDQVASRAARIGVDASEVSFVPGRELPEVLQAARDARPALLVVDSIQSLRDPSGTQLPGGPSQVRGCTDTLVGLAKAEGIAVLMAGHVTKDGDLAGPRTLEHAVDTVLTFDGDPRSGLRMLAGGKNRFGQEGEVAWFEMRATGLDEIDPAELLRSGTEQPGAATALPLAGRRALAVEVQALVAPTEGGSRRQATGLDGRRFQLVAAVLDREFPIGLGRAELYGASLGGVRIDDPACDLAVAVALASAATGTAPPAGSAFVGEVGLTGQVRPAPGLSQRLAAARAAGCATVYAAGGSEPLEGLRVIPVTRLLDALSWVGSAEDSDRGSRRSIRPSHPG, encoded by the coding sequence ATGGGCAAGGTACGGACGCTGTACGCGTGCACCTCGTGCGGCCAGCAGGTCGCACAGTGGGTGGGGCGCTGCCCGGGATGTGGTGGCTGGGGCACGATCGCCGATCTCCCTCCTTCCGGCGGTCCTGGTTCCTCCCGCGTTCCGGTCGCAACCCTCTCGCTCGAGCGCGGACAGCAACCCGAGCGCGCGCCGACGGGTTTCCCCGGCTTCGACCGGGTGCTTGGCGGGGGCATCGTGCCCGGGTCCGTTGCCCTCCTCGCGGGGGAACCCGGCATCGGCAAGAGCACCCTTCTCCTCCAGCTGGTTGCGCACCTGTCGGATGCCGGGTTCTCCTGCCTGTTCGCCTCCGGCGAAGAGAGCCGCGACCAGGTGGCCTCACGCGCCGCGCGGATCGGTGTGGATGCCTCCGAGGTTTCGTTCGTCCCGGGCCGCGAGCTGCCCGAGGTGCTGCAAGCGGCCCGCGATGCCCGGCCGGCGCTGCTCGTGGTCGATTCGATCCAGTCCCTACGCGACCCGAGCGGCACCCAGCTGCCCGGTGGGCCCTCGCAGGTACGGGGCTGCACCGACACGCTCGTCGGGCTCGCCAAGGCCGAGGGCATCGCCGTGCTGATGGCCGGTCACGTCACCAAGGACGGTGACCTCGCGGGCCCTCGCACGCTCGAGCATGCCGTCGACACGGTCCTCACCTTCGACGGGGACCCTCGGTCGGGTCTCCGGATGCTCGCCGGCGGCAAGAATCGCTTCGGGCAAGAGGGCGAGGTCGCGTGGTTCGAGATGCGCGCCACGGGGCTCGACGAGATCGATCCGGCCGAGCTCCTCCGTTCCGGAACCGAACAGCCCGGGGCGGCGACGGCCCTCCCGCTCGCTGGGCGTCGCGCCCTCGCGGTCGAGGTCCAGGCCCTGGTCGCGCCCACCGAGGGAGGGTCGCGGCGACAGGCGACGGGTCTGGACGGCCGCCGCTTCCAGCTCGTCGCGGCGGTCCTCGATCGAGAGTTCCCGATCGGGTTGGGTCGGGCCGAGCTCTACGGTGCCTCGCTCGGCGGTGTCCGCATCGACGACCCGGCATGCGACCTGGCGGTCGCGGTCGCGCTGGCGTCCGCGGCGACCGGAACCGCGCCCCCCGCCGGGTCGGCGTTCGTCGGCGAGGTCGGTCTCACGGGGCAGGTCCGGCCGGCTCCCGGTCTGTCCCAGCGTCTCGCCGCGGCGCGCGCGGCCGGTTGCGCTACGGTGTATGCGGCGGGGGGTTCGGAACCCCTCGAAGGGCTCCGGGTCATCCCGGTCACTCGCCTGCTCGACGCTCTTTCCTGGGTCGGTTCCGCCGAGGACTCAGATCGGGGGAGCCGAAGGTCCATCCGCCCTTCGCACCCTGGCTGA
- a CDS encoding peroxiredoxin-like family protein — protein MVDTERSAQPAARSEAADGPTAGDAAPDADLLALGGRPVALASFWADQPVVLVFLRYFGCPFCQIQVASLCRDESRVREVGGQVVLVGHGSPGSAEAFSARKRLPFPLLMDPWRDAYRAYGLGRGSMNQVLGPRVLPQSIRRGLAKETRQGGLQGGDLMQMPGTFVIDTGGVIRGHDGVVRLAHRNEHVADAPSNDAIVDLLRSLSAKGS, from the coding sequence ATGGTGGACACGGAACGATCGGCGCAACCTGCTGCGCGGAGCGAGGCGGCCGACGGCCCGACGGCAGGGGATGCCGCGCCTGACGCGGACCTGCTCGCGCTCGGTGGTCGTCCGGTCGCGCTCGCGAGCTTCTGGGCCGACCAACCGGTCGTGCTCGTGTTCCTGCGCTACTTCGGGTGTCCGTTCTGTCAGATTCAGGTGGCGAGCCTGTGTCGCGATGAGTCGCGCGTGCGCGAGGTCGGTGGACAGGTCGTGCTCGTCGGGCACGGCAGCCCCGGGTCGGCGGAGGCGTTCAGCGCGCGCAAACGCCTCCCGTTCCCGTTGTTGATGGATCCTTGGCGTGATGCCTACCGCGCGTACGGGCTCGGCAGGGGATCGATGAACCAGGTCCTCGGTCCACGTGTGCTGCCCCAGTCGATCCGCCGTGGACTCGCCAAGGAAACTCGGCAGGGAGGGCTGCAGGGGGGCGACCTGATGCAGATGCCGGGGACGTTCGTGATCGACACCGGCGGGGTCATCCGCGGTCACGACGGCGTCGTCCGACTGGCGCACCGCAACGAGCACGTCGCCGACGCACCCTCGAACGACGCGATCGTCGACCTGCTCCGTTCGCTCTCCGCGAAGGGTTCCTGA
- a CDS encoding ATP-dependent Clp protease ATP-binding subunit, which produces MFERFTDRARRVVVLAQEEARMLNHNYIGTEHILLGLIHEGEGVAAKALESLNISLEAVRQQVEEIIGQGQAAPTGHIPFTPRAKKVLELSLREALQLGHNYIGTEHILLGLIREGEGVAAQVLQKLGADLNRVRQTVIQLLSGYTGGKETAGGPQEGQSGQGSMVLDQFGRNLTQHARDAKLDPVIGRAKEIERVMQVLSRRTKNNPVLIGEPGVGKTAVVEGLAQNIVSGEVPETLKGKQIYTLDLGALVAGSRYRGDFEERLKKVLKEIKTRGDIVLFIDELHTLVGAGAAEGAIDAASILKPMLARGELQTIGATTRDEYRKHLEKDAALERRFQPIDVEEPTVQHSIEILKGLRDRYEAHHRVSYTDDALVAAANLADRYISDRFLPDKAIDLIDEAGSRMRIRRMTAPPNVREIDEKIADVRLQKESSIDSQDFEGAARLRDEERKLLEERASREQEWKSGEMDVLSEIDEEEIAEVLSIWTGIPVFKLTEEETEKLLRMEDELHKRIVDQDEAIKAVSRAIRRTRAGLKDPKRPSGSFIFLGPSGVGKTELSKALAEFLFGDESALIQLDMSEYMEKHTVSRLIGSPPGYVGYEEGGQLTEAVRRKPFSVVLFDEIEKAHPDVFNTLLQILEDGHLTDAQGHTVDFKNTIIIMTSNLGTRDIQKGPGVGFAAAGNEEVTYDKMKDKVMDELKRSFRPEFINRIDEVIVFHALSQSTVQAIVDLMMKRVREQLKAKDLEIDLTEAAKVLLAEKGYDPALGARPLRRTIQRMVEDPLSEKLLWKEFRAGQTIIVDVRDGEIVFENASVPPDTPPVELAGSSEG; this is translated from the coding sequence ATGTTCGAGCGATTCACCGACCGAGCCCGAAGGGTCGTCGTCCTCGCCCAAGAAGAGGCGAGGATGCTCAACCACAACTACATCGGCACCGAGCACATCCTGCTCGGGCTGATCCACGAGGGCGAAGGCGTGGCCGCCAAGGCTCTCGAGTCGTTGAACATCTCGCTCGAGGCGGTGCGCCAGCAGGTCGAGGAGATCATCGGCCAGGGGCAGGCCGCTCCCACCGGACACATCCCCTTCACGCCCCGCGCGAAGAAGGTCCTCGAGCTGTCGCTGCGCGAAGCGCTGCAGCTCGGCCACAACTACATCGGCACCGAGCACATCCTGCTCGGGTTGATCCGCGAGGGCGAGGGCGTCGCGGCCCAGGTGCTGCAGAAGCTCGGGGCCGACCTCAACCGCGTCCGTCAGACCGTGATCCAGCTGCTATCGGGCTACACCGGCGGCAAGGAGACGGCGGGCGGCCCTCAGGAGGGCCAGAGCGGCCAGGGCTCGATGGTGCTCGACCAGTTCGGTCGCAACCTCACGCAGCACGCGCGCGACGCGAAGCTCGACCCGGTGATCGGCCGCGCGAAGGAGATCGAGCGGGTGATGCAGGTCCTGTCGCGGCGCACCAAGAACAATCCCGTGCTGATCGGCGAGCCCGGCGTCGGCAAGACGGCCGTCGTCGAGGGGCTCGCGCAGAACATCGTCTCCGGAGAGGTCCCCGAGACGCTCAAGGGCAAGCAGATCTACACCCTCGACCTCGGCGCGCTCGTCGCCGGCTCCCGCTACCGCGGCGACTTCGAGGAACGCCTGAAGAAGGTGCTCAAGGAGATCAAGACCCGCGGCGACATCGTGCTGTTCATCGACGAGCTCCACACCCTCGTCGGCGCCGGCGCGGCCGAGGGTGCGATCGACGCGGCCAGCATCCTCAAGCCGATGCTGGCGCGCGGCGAACTGCAGACGATCGGCGCCACCACGCGCGACGAGTACCGCAAGCACCTCGAGAAGGACGCCGCCCTCGAGCGTCGGTTCCAGCCGATCGACGTCGAGGAGCCGACGGTGCAGCACTCGATCGAGATCCTCAAGGGGCTGCGCGATCGCTACGAGGCTCACCACCGCGTCTCCTACACCGACGACGCGCTCGTGGCGGCGGCGAACCTCGCCGATCGCTACATCTCCGACCGGTTCTTGCCCGACAAGGCGATCGACCTGATCGACGAGGCCGGAAGCCGGATGCGGATCCGCCGGATGACGGCTCCCCCGAACGTGCGCGAGATCGACGAGAAGATCGCCGACGTTCGCCTCCAGAAGGAGTCCTCGATCGACTCGCAGGACTTCGAGGGCGCCGCGCGCCTCCGCGACGAGGAGCGCAAGCTGCTCGAGGAGCGCGCGAGCCGTGAGCAGGAGTGGAAGTCCGGCGAGATGGACGTCCTCTCCGAGATCGACGAGGAGGAGATCGCCGAGGTCCTGTCGATCTGGACCGGCATCCCCGTCTTCAAGCTGACCGAGGAGGAGACCGAGAAGCTGCTGCGCATGGAGGACGAGCTTCACAAGCGCATCGTCGACCAGGACGAGGCGATCAAAGCCGTCTCCCGCGCGATCCGTCGTACCCGTGCCGGGCTGAAGGATCCGAAGCGTCCGTCCGGCTCGTTCATCTTCCTGGGCCCGTCGGGTGTCGGGAAGACCGAGCTGTCCAAGGCGCTGGCGGAGTTCCTGTTCGGCGACGAGTCGGCGCTGATCCAGCTCGACATGTCCGAGTACATGGAGAAGCACACGGTCTCGCGCCTGATCGGTTCGCCTCCCGGCTACGTCGGCTACGAAGAGGGTGGCCAGCTCACCGAGGCCGTCCGGCGCAAGCCGTTCAGCGTCGTGCTGTTCGACGAGATCGAGAAGGCGCACCCGGACGTGTTCAACACGCTGCTGCAGATCCTCGAGGATGGTCACCTGACCGACGCGCAGGGTCACACGGTCGATTTCAAGAACACGATCATCATCATGACCTCGAACCTGGGGACCCGCGACATCCAGAAGGGTCCGGGCGTCGGCTTCGCGGCCGCAGGGAACGAGGAAGTGACCTACGACAAGATGAAGGACAAGGTGATGGACGAGCTGAAGCGCTCGTTCCGTCCCGAGTTCATCAACCGGATCGACGAGGTCATCGTCTTCCACGCCTTGTCGCAGAGCACGGTCCAGGCGATCGTCGACTTGATGATGAAGCGGGTCCGCGAACAGCTGAAGGCCAAGGATCTCGAGATCGATCTCACCGAGGCCGCGAAGGTGCTCCTGGCCGAGAAGGGCTACGACCCCGCACTGGGCGCTCGGCCGCTGCGTCGCACGATCCAGCGCATGGTCGAAGACCCGCTCTCGGAGAAGCTCTTGTGGAAGGAGTTCCGCGCCGGGCAGACGATCATCGTCGACGTCCGCGACGGCGAGATCGTCTTCGAGAACGCGAGCGTGCCCCCGGACACGCCTCCCGTCGAGCTCGCCGGCTCCTCCGAGGGGTAG